In one Oscillospiraceae bacterium genomic region, the following are encoded:
- a CDS encoding peptidase has protein sequence MSILTEAQALYPELKALKDDLHRHPELSFQERRTTAVLRERLAPLGLELIDLGMETGVAALLRGASPGRTAALRADIDAIAQQEPADLGVVSEHPGMMHACGHDFHTACLYGAARLLCARREALAGDVVFLFQPAEEVTRGAQAMIDHGLWEKLPRRPDCLFGLHNRPELPRGQVAVLPGPIMAGKRHFTVTLRGVAGHGGSPHKCVDVIVPAAAIVQGVQAILSRSTDPMESLVCAVLSIHAGTPENFVPDTLVMTGSIRAHAQQVQDMACRRLEEICRGTAAAYGCTAELAFTPGVPITFNGPRMTALARRAAEAVAGPEQVVQPRPDLGSEDFAVFGQDVPSFFYWLGSGQPGVASAPWHSERFRTDDDALPLGAALLAQSALEGLKGL, from the coding sequence ATGTCCATCCTGACCGAGGCCCAGGCGCTCTACCCCGAGCTGAAGGCCCTTAAGGACGATCTGCACCGCCATCCGGAGCTGAGCTTTCAGGAGAGGCGCACCACGGCGGTGCTGCGGGAGCGGCTCGCCCCCCTGGGGCTGGAGCTCATCGACCTGGGCATGGAGACCGGCGTGGCGGCCCTGCTGCGGGGGGCCAGTCCCGGCAGGACCGCCGCCCTGCGGGCAGACATCGACGCCATCGCTCAGCAGGAGCCGGCGGATCTGGGCGTTGTGTCGGAGCACCCCGGAATGATGCACGCCTGCGGCCACGACTTCCACACCGCCTGCCTCTACGGCGCGGCCCGGCTGCTCTGCGCCCGGCGGGAGGCGCTGGCGGGGGACGTGGTGTTCCTCTTCCAGCCCGCCGAGGAGGTGACCCGGGGGGCGCAGGCCATGATCGACCACGGCCTCTGGGAGAAGCTGCCCCGCAGGCCCGACTGCCTCTTCGGCCTGCACAACCGGCCCGAGCTCCCCCGGGGCCAGGTGGCGGTGCTGCCAGGGCCCATCATGGCGGGCAAGCGCCACTTTACCGTTACCCTGCGCGGGGTGGCGGGCCACGGCGGCTCCCCCCACAAGTGCGTGGACGTGATCGTGCCCGCCGCCGCCATCGTCCAGGGGGTGCAGGCCATACTCAGCCGCAGCACCGACCCTATGGAGAGCCTGGTGTGCGCCGTGCTCTCCATCCACGCGGGCACGCCGGAGAACTTCGTGCCCGACACGCTGGTGATGACGGGGAGCATCCGCGCCCACGCCCAACAGGTGCAGGACATGGCCTGTCGCCGCCTGGAGGAGATCTGCCGGGGTACGGCGGCGGCCTACGGCTGCACGGCGGAGCTGGCGTTTACCCCCGGCGTGCCCATCACCTTCAACGGGCCCCGCATGACGGCCCTGGCCCGGCGGGCGGCGGAGGCGGTGGCCGGGCCGGAGCAGGTGGTGCAGCCCCGGCCCGACCTGGGCAGCGAGGACTTCGCGGTCTTTGGGCAGGACGTGCCCTCCTTCTTCTACTGGCTGGGCTCCGGCCAGCCCGGTGTCGCCTCCGCCCCCTGGCACAGCGAGCGCTTCCGCACCGACGACGATGCCCTCCCCCTGGGCGCCGCCCTGCTGGCCCAGTCCGCGCTGGAGGGGCTGAAGGGGCTGTAA
- the polA gene encoding DNA polymerase, with the protein MKLMVIDGNSLINRAFYGIRMLTTRDGQPTNAIYGFINILLKLLDEEKPDALCCTFDLKAPTFRHLQYEGYKAQRKGMPEELAAQMPVLKQVLDAMNIPRYELEGWEADDLIGTIAARDTAAGWDTVVVTGDKDSLQLITEHTRVKLVSTRMGQTTTREMTPESFREEYGFDPIHIIDLKALMGDTSDNIPGVKGIGEKTAMGLVQMYGSIDHLYDHMPEIVTAPETPAKPNVVKKLEEGREQARMSYDLATIRCDAPLDFKPEDAARREADAPALYDLMLHLEFAKLIDKLGLKAAQGAAPAEDSPAPRAPAHVAEDAGALDGLLASWESADHVSFLPLPSLDGVCAVWGERTEILLQSRLGAEGYDRFLKGFFSGNIKKVSHDVKDLMNRLLGEGLGVEGFAFDTALAAYLLAPTDGSYALDKLSITYFNTELPPAKDFTAPDAFGPLADPAPALAAWSAWAQAVDGLYALFSPRLEELGLHEVYYGVDLPLCPVLARMERAGFLVDRKALAAFGEMLDKRIEADVAAIYALAGETFNINSTQQLGHILFDKLGLPPVKKTKTGYSTNAEVLEKLKGQHEIVDVILEYRQYTKLKSTYVDGLSKVIAADGRIHTSFQNTVTATGRLSSTEPNLQNIPVRTELGAELRKMFVPAEGCVLVDADYSQIELRLLAHIAGDEHMIAAFNSGEDIHTVTASQVFGVPPEDVTHEMRRRAKAVNFGIVYGISDFSLSQDIGVARWEAKEYMEKYFERFSGVHAYMADVVEKAKRDGYVCTLLGRRRWLPELKSSNFNLRSFGERVALNMPIQGTAADVIKLAMIHVDERLRADAPEARLVLQVHDELIVECPEAEAERVKGLLSEEMQSVMKLAVPLRADSAAGRSWADAKE; encoded by the coding sequence ATGAAGCTCATGGTCATCGATGGCAACTCCCTGATCAACCGCGCCTTTTACGGCATCCGCATGCTCACCACCCGGGACGGGCAGCCCACCAACGCAATTTACGGCTTTATCAACATCCTGTTAAAGCTGCTGGACGAGGAGAAGCCCGACGCGCTGTGCTGCACCTTTGATCTCAAGGCCCCCACCTTCCGCCACCTCCAGTACGAGGGCTACAAGGCCCAGCGCAAGGGGATGCCGGAGGAGCTGGCCGCCCAGATGCCGGTATTAAAGCAGGTGCTGGACGCCATGAATATCCCCCGCTACGAGCTGGAGGGGTGGGAGGCCGACGACCTCATCGGCACCATCGCGGCCAGGGACACCGCCGCCGGGTGGGACACGGTGGTGGTGACGGGGGACAAGGACAGCCTCCAGCTCATCACGGAGCACACCCGGGTCAAGCTGGTCTCCACCCGCATGGGGCAGACCACCACCAGGGAGATGACCCCGGAGAGCTTCCGGGAGGAGTACGGCTTCGACCCCATCCACATCATCGACCTCAAGGCCCTGATGGGGGACACCTCCGACAATATCCCCGGCGTAAAGGGCATCGGGGAAAAGACCGCCATGGGCCTGGTGCAGATGTACGGCTCCATCGACCACCTCTACGACCATATGCCCGAGATCGTCACCGCCCCGGAGACCCCGGCCAAGCCCAACGTGGTGAAGAAGCTGGAGGAGGGCAGGGAGCAGGCCCGCATGTCCTACGACCTGGCCACCATCCGCTGCGACGCGCCCCTGGACTTCAAGCCCGAGGACGCGGCGCGCCGGGAGGCCGACGCCCCGGCGCTCTACGACCTGATGCTGCACCTGGAGTTTGCCAAGCTCATCGACAAGCTGGGCCTCAAGGCAGCCCAGGGCGCCGCCCCGGCGGAGGATTCCCCCGCCCCCCGCGCCCCCGCCCATGTGGCGGAGGACGCCGGGGCGCTGGACGGTCTGCTGGCATCCTGGGAAAGCGCGGATCACGTGTCCTTCCTGCCCCTGCCCTCTCTGGACGGCGTGTGCGCCGTGTGGGGGGAGCGCACCGAAATCCTGCTCCAGAGCAGGCTGGGGGCCGAGGGCTACGACCGCTTTTTGAAGGGGTTTTTCTCCGGAAACATTAAAAAGGTCTCCCACGACGTGAAAGACCTGATGAACCGGCTTTTGGGCGAGGGGCTGGGGGTGGAGGGCTTCGCCTTCGACACCGCCCTGGCCGCCTACCTCCTGGCGCCCACCGACGGCAGCTACGCCCTGGACAAGCTGTCCATCACCTACTTCAATACCGAGCTGCCCCCCGCGAAGGACTTCACCGCCCCCGACGCCTTCGGCCCCCTGGCCGACCCGGCCCCCGCCCTGGCGGCCTGGAGCGCCTGGGCCCAGGCGGTGGACGGGCTCTACGCCCTGTTTTCCCCCCGGCTGGAGGAGCTGGGCCTGCACGAGGTCTACTACGGGGTGGACCTCCCCCTCTGCCCGGTGCTGGCCAGGATGGAGCGGGCCGGGTTCCTGGTGGACCGCAAGGCCCTGGCCGCGTTCGGGGAGATGCTGGACAAGCGCATCGAGGCCGACGTGGCCGCCATCTACGCCCTGGCGGGGGAGACCTTCAACATCAACTCCACCCAGCAGCTGGGCCATATCCTGTTCGACAAGCTGGGCCTGCCCCCGGTGAAAAAGACCAAGACCGGCTACTCCACCAACGCCGAGGTGCTGGAGAAGCTCAAGGGCCAGCACGAGATCGTGGACGTGATCCTGGAGTACCGCCAGTACACCAAGCTCAAGAGCACCTACGTGGACGGCCTGAGCAAGGTCATCGCCGCCGACGGGCGCATCCACACCTCCTTCCAGAACACCGTCACCGCCACCGGGCGGCTCTCGTCCACCGAGCCCAACCTCCAGAACATCCCGGTGCGCACCGAGCTGGGGGCCGAGCTGCGCAAGATGTTCGTGCCCGCGGAGGGCTGCGTGCTGGTGGACGCGGACTACTCCCAGATCGAGCTGCGCCTGCTGGCCCACATCGCCGGGGACGAGCACATGATCGCCGCCTTCAACTCGGGGGAGGACATCCACACCGTCACCGCCTCCCAGGTCTTCGGGGTGCCCCCCGAAGATGTCACCCACGAGATGCGCCGCCGGGCCAAGGCGGTGAATTTCGGCATCGTCTACGGCATCTCCGACTTCTCCCTGTCCCAGGACATCGGCGTGGCCCGGTGGGAGGCCAAGGAGTATATGGAAAAGTACTTCGAGCGCTTCAGCGGCGTGCACGCCTATATGGCGGACGTGGTGGAGAAGGCCAAGCGGGACGGCTACGTCTGCACCCTGCTGGGCCGCCGCCGCTGGCTGCCGGAGCTCAAGTCCTCCAATTTCAACCTGCGCTCCTTCGGGGAGCGGGTGGCCCTCAACATGCCCATCCAGGGCACCGCCGCGGACGTGATCAAGCTGGCGATGATCCACGTGGACGAGCGGCTGCGCGCCGACGCTCCGGAGGCCCGGCTGGTGCTCCAGGTCCACGACGAGCTGATCGTGGAGTGCCCGGAGGCGGAGGCGGAGCGGGTCAAGGGCCTTCTGAGCGAGGAGATGCAGTCGGTCATGAAGCTGGCCGTGCCCCTGCGGGCGGACTCCGCCGCGGGCAGGTCCTGGGCCGACGCGAAGGAGTAG
- a CDS encoding MATE family efflux transporter — translation MTAAQLINILYNVVDRMFLGRIPGSGRLALTGLGLCLPIISILLGFANLCGMGGAPLCSICRGRGEEGEAEHIMGNSFTLLLLFGASLTAICLLFKRPILYLFGASDATFPYADDYLTIYLLGTLFVMVGLGMNPFINAQGFGRVGMLTVLLGAAVNIVLDPIFIFLLDMGVRGAALATVIAQGCSAVWVLRFLTGKKTLLRLSPAALRLRWGRVKKILSLGVSGFIMQLTNSLVQVLCNASLQAYGGDLYVGVMTVINSIREVAFMPVSGVTNACQPVLGYNYGAGEYGRVRRGIRFTALLCVGYSTVMWLLILAFPGALIRIFNSEPALVAAGIPAFRIYYAMFFCMSFQNLGQSVFVSLGRSKNAVFFSLLRKAFIVAPLTLLLPALGLGVDGVFLAEPISNVVGGLACLITMYAVVYRPLGHMVVTQGENGYTDANEKVEESK, via the coding sequence ATGACGGCGGCCCAGCTCATCAATATCCTCTACAACGTGGTGGACCGCATGTTCCTGGGCCGCATCCCCGGCTCCGGGCGGCTGGCCCTGACGGGGCTGGGCCTGTGCCTGCCCATCATCTCCATCCTGCTGGGCTTCGCCAATCTGTGCGGCATGGGGGGCGCGCCCCTGTGCTCCATCTGCCGGGGCAGGGGGGAGGAGGGGGAGGCCGAGCATATCATGGGCAACTCCTTCACCCTGCTGCTCCTCTTCGGCGCGTCCCTCACCGCAATTTGCCTGCTGTTCAAGCGGCCCATCCTGTACCTCTTCGGGGCCAGCGACGCCACCTTCCCCTACGCGGACGACTACTTGACAATTTACCTGCTGGGCACCCTCTTCGTCATGGTGGGGCTGGGCATGAACCCCTTCATTAACGCCCAGGGCTTCGGGCGCGTGGGGATGCTCACCGTGCTGCTGGGCGCGGCGGTGAACATCGTGCTGGACCCCATCTTCATCTTCCTGCTGGACATGGGCGTGCGGGGAGCGGCCCTGGCCACGGTGATCGCCCAGGGGTGCTCGGCCGTGTGGGTGCTGCGCTTCCTCACCGGGAAAAAGACCCTGCTGCGCCTGAGCCCCGCCGCGCTGCGGCTGCGGTGGGGGCGGGTGAAGAAGATCCTCAGCCTGGGCGTGTCCGGGTTCATCATGCAGCTGACCAACTCCCTGGTGCAGGTGCTGTGCAACGCCTCCCTCCAGGCCTACGGCGGCGACCTCTACGTGGGGGTGATGACGGTCATCAACTCCATCCGGGAGGTGGCGTTCATGCCGGTGAGCGGGGTCACCAACGCCTGCCAGCCCGTGCTGGGGTACAACTACGGCGCGGGTGAGTACGGCCGGGTGCGGCGGGGCATCCGCTTCACGGCGCTGCTGTGCGTGGGGTACTCCACCGTGATGTGGCTGCTGATTCTGGCCTTCCCCGGCGCGTTGATCCGTATCTTCAACAGCGAGCCGGCCCTCGTCGCCGCGGGCATCCCGGCCTTTCGCATCTACTACGCCATGTTTTTCTGCATGTCCTTTCAAAACCTGGGGCAGTCGGTCTTCGTCTCCCTGGGCCGGTCCAAAAACGCCGTCTTTTTCTCCCTGCTGCGCAAGGCCTTCATCGTGGCCCCCCTGACGCTGCTCCTGCCCGCCCTGGGCCTGGGGGTGGACGGGGTGTTCCTGGCCGAGCCCATCTCCAACGTGGTGGGCGGGCTGGCCTGCCTGATTACAATGTACGCCGTGGTCTACCGCCCGCTGGGACATATGGTTGTCACGCAGGGAGAAAACGGTTATACTGATGCAAACGAGAAAGTCGAGGAATCCAAATGA
- the tndX_2 gene encoding recombinase, which produces MSQSNQMKITALYCRLSQDDGLDGESNSIQNQRRILETYAREHRFPNIQFYVDDGYSGASFNRPDFQRMMADMEDGKIGIIITKDLSRLGRNQLHTGLYIEERFPQFGVRYIAINDNVDTENAESNDLMPFKNLFNEWFVRDTSRKIRAVQRAKAQRGERLGTRAPYGYKKDENAKGKLIVDEEAAAVVRRIFALCAAGNGPSQIARLLKSEQVLCPTMYAYERFGTKHMGLSLGKPYNWEKSTVAHMLENELYIGNTINMRFSSKSYKDKRKIEHPREECIVIEGSHEAIIDRETWDIVQRVRQNRKRPTKMEELNKYSGLVICADCGSTMVLHRAHTMKPTQTNFTCRTYKKEGAEVCTAHYIRECVLDEIVLEDIRRVTAMAREHTQEFAAYICDRQSAELRREIRRQELELSGMKKREAELEAIFKRLYEDSVLGRITTEQFQTLSTSYVAEQEQLKTAIPQREREVAKRKATVSGADNFISKARRYTDIQELTPELLRLFIEKIVVHEKDVKWSKHARQTVEIHYTDIGVVGNMSTTKSA; this is translated from the coding sequence ATGAGTCAGTCAAACCAAATGAAAATCACCGCCCTATACTGCCGTCTGAGCCAGGACGACGGTCTGGACGGAGAGTCCAACAGCATCCAAAACCAAAGGCGTATCCTCGAAACATATGCCCGTGAGCACCGCTTTCCCAACATCCAATTCTATGTGGATGACGGATACTCCGGGGCCAGTTTCAACCGGCCGGATTTCCAGCGCATGATGGCGGACATGGAGGACGGGAAAATCGGGATCATCATCACCAAGGATCTCAGCCGTCTGGGGCGAAACCAGTTGCACACAGGGCTGTACATCGAGGAGCGGTTCCCGCAGTTCGGCGTCCGCTACATCGCCATCAACGACAATGTGGACACGGAAAACGCCGAGAGCAACGACCTGATGCCCTTCAAAAACCTGTTCAACGAGTGGTTCGTGCGGGACACCAGCCGGAAGATCCGGGCGGTACAGCGGGCCAAGGCTCAGCGCGGGGAGCGCCTGGGGACACGGGCACCCTACGGCTACAAAAAGGATGAGAATGCCAAGGGCAAGCTCATTGTGGACGAGGAGGCTGCCGCAGTGGTGCGCCGCATCTTCGCCCTCTGCGCTGCCGGCAACGGCCCCAGCCAGATTGCCCGCCTCCTGAAAAGTGAGCAGGTACTGTGTCCGACTATGTATGCCTATGAGCGTTTTGGTACTAAGCACATGGGACTCTCGCTGGGTAAGCCCTACAACTGGGAAAAAAGCACCGTCGCGCATATGCTGGAGAATGAGTTGTATATTGGCAACACGATCAATATGCGATTCAGCAGTAAATCTTACAAGGACAAACGTAAAATAGAGCATCCGCGGGAGGAATGTATCGTCATTGAGGGCAGCCATGAGGCCATCATTGACCGGGAAACGTGGGATATCGTTCAGCGGGTACGGCAAAACCGAAAGCGCCCCACAAAGATGGAGGAACTCAACAAGTATTCCGGCCTTGTCATCTGCGCCGATTGCGGTTCCACAATGGTTCTTCATCGGGCGCATACCATGAAACCAACGCAGACTAATTTCACCTGTCGCACCTACAAAAAGGAGGGCGCCGAGGTCTGTACAGCCCACTACATCCGGGAGTGTGTCCTCGACGAGATCGTGCTGGAGGACATCCGCAGGGTCACGGCGATGGCGCGGGAGCACACGCAGGAGTTCGCCGCCTACATCTGTGACCGGCAGTCCGCTGAACTTCGGCGGGAGATCCGCAGGCAGGAGTTGGAACTTTCAGGCATGAAAAAGCGCGAGGCGGAACTGGAGGCCATTTTCAAACGGCTGTATGAGGACTCGGTACTGGGCCGCATCACCACAGAGCAGTTCCAGACACTCTCCACCAGTTATGTGGCGGAGCAGGAGCAGTTGAAAACCGCCATCCCGCAAAGGGAGCGGGAGGTCGCCAAACGGAAGGCCACGGTGTCCGGCGCTGACAACTTCATTTCAAAAGCCAGGCGCTACACCGACATCCAGGAACTGACGCCGGAACTGCTGCGGCTGTTCATTGAGAAAATCGTGGTGCATGAGAAGGATGTGAAGTGGTCCAAACATGCGAGGCAGACTGTGGAGATCCACTACACGGACATTGGCGTGGTTGGGAACATGAGTACCACGAAAAGTGCATAA